A single genomic interval of Natator depressus isolate rNatDep1 chromosome 14, rNatDep2.hap1, whole genome shotgun sequence harbors:
- the GTF2H4 gene encoding general transcription factor IIH subunit 4 isoform X4 produces MDSVMKLQRVQLKCKNLHEFLRGLSLGILDRLYNHPATCLAVFRELPGLAKNYVMRMLFLEQPLPQAAVALWVKKEYVKEQEESSDVLLGLRLWHTQLLPGGLQGLVLNPIFKENLRIALLGGGKAWSDDTSQLGPDKHARDVPSLDKYAEERWEVILHFMVGSPSAAVSQDLAQLLIQAGLMKSEPGEPPCITSAGFQFLLLDTSSQLWYFMLQYLQSAETRGMDLVEILSFLFQLSFSTLGKDYSVEGMSDSLLNFLQHLREFGLVFQRKRKSRRYYPTRLAINLSSGISGTTTDTHNQGFIVVETNYRVYAYTDSELQIALIALFSEMQYRFPNLVVAHVTRESVQQAIANGITAEQIIHFLRTRAHPVMLRQTPVLPPTITDQIRLWELERDRLRFSEGVLYNQFLSQVDFELLRNHARDLGVLVFENPAKRLMVVTPAGHSDVKRFWKRQKQSS; encoded by the exons ATGGACTCCGTGATGAAGCTGCAGAGGGTGCAGCTGAAATGCAAGAACCTACACGAATTCCTGCGGGGGCTGAGCCTGGGAATCCTGGATCGTCTCTACAACCACCCCGCCACCTGCCTGGCTGTGTTCCG TGAGCTGCCGGGACTGGCGAAGAACTACGTGATGAGGATGCTCTTCCtggagcagcccctcccccaggcgGCTGTGGCATTGTGGGTAAAGAAGGAATACGTCAA ggagcaggaggagagctCTGACGTCCTGCTGGGACTGCGGCTCTGGCACACCCAGCTGCTCCCGGGGGGCCTGCAGGGGCTGGTCCTGAACCCCATCTTCAAGGAGAACCTGCGCATCGCCTTGCTGGGCGG GGGCAAGGCCTGGTCCGATGACACCAGCCAGCTGGGACCAGACAAGCACGCGCGGGACGTCCCGTCACTGGATAAATACGCCGAGGAGAGATGGGAG GTGATCCTGCATTTCATGGTGGGCTCCCCCAGCGCCGCCGTCAGCCAGGATCTAGCCCAGCTCCTCATCCAAGCCGGGCTCATGAAGAG CGAACCCGGAGAGCCCCCCTGCATCACCTCCGCCGGCTTCCAGTTCCTGCTGCTGGACACGTCCTCCCAGCTCTGGTACTTCATGCTGCAGTACCTGCAGTCCGCAGAG ACCCGAGGCATGGACCTAGTGGAGATCCTGTCCTTCCTCTTCCAGCTCAGCTTCTCCACCCTTGGCAAG GATTACTCGGTGGAGGGAATGAGTGACTCGCTGCTCAATTTTCTTCAACACCTTCGGGAATTTGGTCTGGTCTTCCAGAGAAAG AGGAAGTCACGGCGCTATTACCCCACCCGCCTGGCCATTAACTTGTCCTCGGGAATCTCCGGCACCACCACGGACACCCACAACCAGGGCTTCATCGTCGTAGAGACCAATTACAGGGTCTACGCGTACACAG actcGGAGCTGCAGATCGCGCTCATCGCACTCTTCTCCGAGATGCAGTATCGCTTCCCCAACCTGGTGGTGGCCCACGTGACCCGCGAGAGCGTCCAGCAGGCCATCGCGAACGGCATCACAGCCGAGCAG ATCATCCACTTCCTAAGGACCAGAGCGCACCCCGTGATGCTGAGACaa ACCCCAGTGCTGCCCCCGACCATCACGGATCAGATCCGGCTCTGGGAGCTGGAGCGCGACCGGCTGCGCTTCTCCGAGG GCGTGCTGTACAACCAGTTCCTGTCCCAGGTGGACTTTGAGTTGCTGCGGAACCACGCCCGGGACCTGGGCGTGCTGGTCTTCGAGAACCCGGCCAAGCGCCTCATGGTGGTGACGCCTGCCGGCCACTCCGACGTCAAGCGCTTCTGGAAGAGGCAGAAGCAGAGCTCCTGA
- the GTF2H4 gene encoding general transcription factor IIH subunit 4 isoform X3 — protein sequence MDSVMKLQRVQLKCKNLHEFLRGLSLGILDRLYNHPATCLAVFRELPGLAKNYVMRMLFLEQPLPQAAVALWVKKEYVKEQEESSDVLLGLRLWHTQLLPGGLQGLVLNPIFKENLRIALLGGGKAWSDDTSQLGPDKHARDVPSLDKYAEERWEVILHFMVGSPSAAVSQDLAQLLIQAGLMKSSEPGEPPCITSAGFQFLLLDTSSQLWYFMLQYLQSAETRGMDLVEILSFLFQLSFSTLGKDYSVEGMSDSLLNFLQHLREFGLVFQRKRKSRRYYPTRLAINLSSGISGTTTDTHNQGFIVVETNYRVYAYTDSELQIALIALFSEMQYRFPNLVVAHVTRESVQQAIANGITAEQIIHFLRTRAHPVMLRQTPVLPPTITDQIRLWELERDRLRFSEGVLYNQFLSQVDFELLRNHARDLGVLVFENPAKRLMVVTPAGHSDVKRFWKRQKQSS from the exons ATGGACTCCGTGATGAAGCTGCAGAGGGTGCAGCTGAAATGCAAGAACCTACACGAATTCCTGCGGGGGCTGAGCCTGGGAATCCTGGATCGTCTCTACAACCACCCCGCCACCTGCCTGGCTGTGTTCCG TGAGCTGCCGGGACTGGCGAAGAACTACGTGATGAGGATGCTCTTCCtggagcagcccctcccccaggcgGCTGTGGCATTGTGGGTAAAGAAGGAATACGTCAA ggagcaggaggagagctCTGACGTCCTGCTGGGACTGCGGCTCTGGCACACCCAGCTGCTCCCGGGGGGCCTGCAGGGGCTGGTCCTGAACCCCATCTTCAAGGAGAACCTGCGCATCGCCTTGCTGGGCGG GGGCAAGGCCTGGTCCGATGACACCAGCCAGCTGGGACCAGACAAGCACGCGCGGGACGTCCCGTCACTGGATAAATACGCCGAGGAGAGATGGGAG GTGATCCTGCATTTCATGGTGGGCTCCCCCAGCGCCGCCGTCAGCCAGGATCTAGCCCAGCTCCTCATCCAAGCCGGGCTCATGAAGAG CAGCGAACCCGGAGAGCCCCCCTGCATCACCTCCGCCGGCTTCCAGTTCCTGCTGCTGGACACGTCCTCCCAGCTCTGGTACTTCATGCTGCAGTACCTGCAGTCCGCAGAG ACCCGAGGCATGGACCTAGTGGAGATCCTGTCCTTCCTCTTCCAGCTCAGCTTCTCCACCCTTGGCAAG GATTACTCGGTGGAGGGAATGAGTGACTCGCTGCTCAATTTTCTTCAACACCTTCGGGAATTTGGTCTGGTCTTCCAGAGAAAG AGGAAGTCACGGCGCTATTACCCCACCCGCCTGGCCATTAACTTGTCCTCGGGAATCTCCGGCACCACCACGGACACCCACAACCAGGGCTTCATCGTCGTAGAGACCAATTACAGGGTCTACGCGTACACAG actcGGAGCTGCAGATCGCGCTCATCGCACTCTTCTCCGAGATGCAGTATCGCTTCCCCAACCTGGTGGTGGCCCACGTGACCCGCGAGAGCGTCCAGCAGGCCATCGCGAACGGCATCACAGCCGAGCAG ATCATCCACTTCCTAAGGACCAGAGCGCACCCCGTGATGCTGAGACaa ACCCCAGTGCTGCCCCCGACCATCACGGATCAGATCCGGCTCTGGGAGCTGGAGCGCGACCGGCTGCGCTTCTCCGAGG GCGTGCTGTACAACCAGTTCCTGTCCCAGGTGGACTTTGAGTTGCTGCGGAACCACGCCCGGGACCTGGGCGTGCTGGTCTTCGAGAACCCGGCCAAGCGCCTCATGGTGGTGACGCCTGCCGGCCACTCCGACGTCAAGCGCTTCTGGAAGAGGCAGAAGCAGAGCTCCTGA
- the GTF2H4 gene encoding general transcription factor IIH subunit 4 isoform X1, translating to MDSVMKLQRVQLKCKNLHEFLRGLSLGILDRLYNHPATCLAVFRSGPWAHLVWYPAFLPCQMRLDPWAWLAQACPNRAVLLSAPGGLSLSFVFHSELPGLAKNYVMRMLFLEQPLPQAAVALWVKKEYVKEQEESSDVLLGLRLWHTQLLPGGLQGLVLNPIFKENLRIALLGGGKAWSDDTSQLGPDKHARDVPSLDKYAEERWEVILHFMVGSPSAAVSQDLAQLLIQAGLMKSSEPGEPPCITSAGFQFLLLDTSSQLWYFMLQYLQSAETRGMDLVEILSFLFQLSFSTLGKDYSVEGMSDSLLNFLQHLREFGLVFQRKRKSRRYYPTRLAINLSSGISGTTTDTHNQGFIVVETNYRVYAYTDSELQIALIALFSEMQYRFPNLVVAHVTRESVQQAIANGITAEQIIHFLRTRAHPVMLRQTPVLPPTITDQIRLWELERDRLRFSEGVLYNQFLSQVDFELLRNHARDLGVLVFENPAKRLMVVTPAGHSDVKRFWKRQKQSS from the exons ATGGACTCCGTGATGAAGCTGCAGAGGGTGCAGCTGAAATGCAAGAACCTACACGAATTCCTGCGGGGGCTGAGCCTGGGAATCCTGGATCGTCTCTACAACCACCCCGCCACCTGCCTGGCTGTGTTCCG ATCAGGCCCATGGGcccatctagtctggtatcccGCCTTCCTGCCATGCCAGATGAGGTTGGATCCATGGGCTTGGCTAGCCCAGGCATGCCCGAATCGAGCTGTCCTGTTGAGTGCCCCTGGGGGCCTGTCCTTGAGCTTTGTGTTTCACAGTGAGCTGCCGGGACTGGCGAAGAACTACGTGATGAGGATGCTCTTCCtggagcagcccctcccccaggcgGCTGTGGCATTGTGGGTAAAGAAGGAATACGTCAA ggagcaggaggagagctCTGACGTCCTGCTGGGACTGCGGCTCTGGCACACCCAGCTGCTCCCGGGGGGCCTGCAGGGGCTGGTCCTGAACCCCATCTTCAAGGAGAACCTGCGCATCGCCTTGCTGGGCGG GGGCAAGGCCTGGTCCGATGACACCAGCCAGCTGGGACCAGACAAGCACGCGCGGGACGTCCCGTCACTGGATAAATACGCCGAGGAGAGATGGGAG GTGATCCTGCATTTCATGGTGGGCTCCCCCAGCGCCGCCGTCAGCCAGGATCTAGCCCAGCTCCTCATCCAAGCCGGGCTCATGAAGAG CAGCGAACCCGGAGAGCCCCCCTGCATCACCTCCGCCGGCTTCCAGTTCCTGCTGCTGGACACGTCCTCCCAGCTCTGGTACTTCATGCTGCAGTACCTGCAGTCCGCAGAG ACCCGAGGCATGGACCTAGTGGAGATCCTGTCCTTCCTCTTCCAGCTCAGCTTCTCCACCCTTGGCAAG GATTACTCGGTGGAGGGAATGAGTGACTCGCTGCTCAATTTTCTTCAACACCTTCGGGAATTTGGTCTGGTCTTCCAGAGAAAG AGGAAGTCACGGCGCTATTACCCCACCCGCCTGGCCATTAACTTGTCCTCGGGAATCTCCGGCACCACCACGGACACCCACAACCAGGGCTTCATCGTCGTAGAGACCAATTACAGGGTCTACGCGTACACAG actcGGAGCTGCAGATCGCGCTCATCGCACTCTTCTCCGAGATGCAGTATCGCTTCCCCAACCTGGTGGTGGCCCACGTGACCCGCGAGAGCGTCCAGCAGGCCATCGCGAACGGCATCACAGCCGAGCAG ATCATCCACTTCCTAAGGACCAGAGCGCACCCCGTGATGCTGAGACaa ACCCCAGTGCTGCCCCCGACCATCACGGATCAGATCCGGCTCTGGGAGCTGGAGCGCGACCGGCTGCGCTTCTCCGAGG GCGTGCTGTACAACCAGTTCCTGTCCCAGGTGGACTTTGAGTTGCTGCGGAACCACGCCCGGGACCTGGGCGTGCTGGTCTTCGAGAACCCGGCCAAGCGCCTCATGGTGGTGACGCCTGCCGGCCACTCCGACGTCAAGCGCTTCTGGAAGAGGCAGAAGCAGAGCTCCTGA
- the GTF2H4 gene encoding general transcription factor IIH subunit 4 isoform X2 — MDSVMKLQRVQLKCKNLHEFLRGLSLGILDRLYNHPATCLAVFRSGPWAHLVWYPAFLPCQMRLDPWAWLAQACPNRAVLLSAPGGLSLSFVFHSELPGLAKNYVMRMLFLEQPLPQAAVALWVKKEYVKEQEESSDVLLGLRLWHTQLLPGGLQGLVLNPIFKENLRIALLGGGKAWSDDTSQLGPDKHARDVPSLDKYAEERWEVILHFMVGSPSAAVSQDLAQLLIQAGLMKSEPGEPPCITSAGFQFLLLDTSSQLWYFMLQYLQSAETRGMDLVEILSFLFQLSFSTLGKDYSVEGMSDSLLNFLQHLREFGLVFQRKRKSRRYYPTRLAINLSSGISGTTTDTHNQGFIVVETNYRVYAYTDSELQIALIALFSEMQYRFPNLVVAHVTRESVQQAIANGITAEQIIHFLRTRAHPVMLRQTPVLPPTITDQIRLWELERDRLRFSEGVLYNQFLSQVDFELLRNHARDLGVLVFENPAKRLMVVTPAGHSDVKRFWKRQKQSS, encoded by the exons ATGGACTCCGTGATGAAGCTGCAGAGGGTGCAGCTGAAATGCAAGAACCTACACGAATTCCTGCGGGGGCTGAGCCTGGGAATCCTGGATCGTCTCTACAACCACCCCGCCACCTGCCTGGCTGTGTTCCG ATCAGGCCCATGGGcccatctagtctggtatcccGCCTTCCTGCCATGCCAGATGAGGTTGGATCCATGGGCTTGGCTAGCCCAGGCATGCCCGAATCGAGCTGTCCTGTTGAGTGCCCCTGGGGGCCTGTCCTTGAGCTTTGTGTTTCACAGTGAGCTGCCGGGACTGGCGAAGAACTACGTGATGAGGATGCTCTTCCtggagcagcccctcccccaggcgGCTGTGGCATTGTGGGTAAAGAAGGAATACGTCAA ggagcaggaggagagctCTGACGTCCTGCTGGGACTGCGGCTCTGGCACACCCAGCTGCTCCCGGGGGGCCTGCAGGGGCTGGTCCTGAACCCCATCTTCAAGGAGAACCTGCGCATCGCCTTGCTGGGCGG GGGCAAGGCCTGGTCCGATGACACCAGCCAGCTGGGACCAGACAAGCACGCGCGGGACGTCCCGTCACTGGATAAATACGCCGAGGAGAGATGGGAG GTGATCCTGCATTTCATGGTGGGCTCCCCCAGCGCCGCCGTCAGCCAGGATCTAGCCCAGCTCCTCATCCAAGCCGGGCTCATGAAGAG CGAACCCGGAGAGCCCCCCTGCATCACCTCCGCCGGCTTCCAGTTCCTGCTGCTGGACACGTCCTCCCAGCTCTGGTACTTCATGCTGCAGTACCTGCAGTCCGCAGAG ACCCGAGGCATGGACCTAGTGGAGATCCTGTCCTTCCTCTTCCAGCTCAGCTTCTCCACCCTTGGCAAG GATTACTCGGTGGAGGGAATGAGTGACTCGCTGCTCAATTTTCTTCAACACCTTCGGGAATTTGGTCTGGTCTTCCAGAGAAAG AGGAAGTCACGGCGCTATTACCCCACCCGCCTGGCCATTAACTTGTCCTCGGGAATCTCCGGCACCACCACGGACACCCACAACCAGGGCTTCATCGTCGTAGAGACCAATTACAGGGTCTACGCGTACACAG actcGGAGCTGCAGATCGCGCTCATCGCACTCTTCTCCGAGATGCAGTATCGCTTCCCCAACCTGGTGGTGGCCCACGTGACCCGCGAGAGCGTCCAGCAGGCCATCGCGAACGGCATCACAGCCGAGCAG ATCATCCACTTCCTAAGGACCAGAGCGCACCCCGTGATGCTGAGACaa ACCCCAGTGCTGCCCCCGACCATCACGGATCAGATCCGGCTCTGGGAGCTGGAGCGCGACCGGCTGCGCTTCTCCGAGG GCGTGCTGTACAACCAGTTCCTGTCCCAGGTGGACTTTGAGTTGCTGCGGAACCACGCCCGGGACCTGGGCGTGCTGGTCTTCGAGAACCCGGCCAAGCGCCTCATGGTGGTGACGCCTGCCGGCCACTCCGACGTCAAGCGCTTCTGGAAGAGGCAGAAGCAGAGCTCCTGA